One Sodalis praecaptivus DNA segment encodes these proteins:
- the thiD gene encoding bifunctional hydroxymethylpyrimidine kinase/phosphomethylpyrimidine kinase, producing the protein MSRIYYALSIAGTDPSGGAGIQADLKTFSALGAYGTTVVTSLVAQNTRGVQSVYPIDAAFVAEQMESVLSDVRIDSAKIGMLGQASVIRAVAAKLQKYPIPWLVLDTVMVAKSGDALLDEDAVTSLRDILLPLASIITPNLPEAAVLLGCAPAVDEHQMRQQGRALLALGCQAVVMKGGHLAGGASPDWLISPEYELRFDSARVATRHTHGTGCTLSAALAALRPRYDDWPQTLRAAKAWLQQALLHADDLRVGQGIGPVHHFHEWW; encoded by the coding sequence ATGAGTCGAATTTACTATGCGCTGTCCATCGCCGGCACCGATCCCAGCGGCGGGGCCGGTATCCAGGCCGATTTGAAAACCTTTTCCGCGCTCGGCGCCTATGGCACTACGGTTGTGACCTCGCTGGTGGCGCAAAACACGCGCGGCGTACAGTCGGTCTATCCCATTGATGCGGCGTTTGTGGCGGAGCAGATGGAGTCGGTGCTGAGCGACGTGCGTATCGATAGCGCCAAAATCGGTATGCTCGGACAAGCATCGGTTATCCGCGCGGTGGCGGCCAAGCTGCAAAAATACCCCATTCCCTGGCTGGTACTCGATACGGTCATGGTTGCGAAAAGCGGCGATGCGCTGTTGGATGAGGACGCGGTCACCAGCCTGCGGGATATTTTGTTGCCGTTAGCGTCAATTATTACCCCCAATCTGCCCGAGGCGGCGGTCCTGCTCGGCTGTGCGCCGGCGGTGGATGAGCATCAAATGCGTCAGCAGGGCCGCGCGCTTCTGGCGTTGGGGTGTCAGGCGGTGGTGATGAAAGGCGGCCATTTGGCCGGCGGCGCGAGCCCGGACTGGCTGATAAGCCCGGAGTATGAGCTGCGCTTCGACAGCGCGCGGGTCGCCACACGCCACACCCACGGCACCGGCTGCACGCTGTCAGCCGCGCTGGCCGCGCTGCGCCCGCGTTATGATGATTGGCCGCAAACCCTGCGGGCGGCCAAAGCGTGGCTGCAGCAGGCGCTGCTGCATGCCGATGATTTACGCGTGGGGCAGGGTATCGGACCGGTCCATCATTTCCATGAGTGGTGGTGA
- a CDS encoding helix-turn-helix transcriptional regulator: protein MGDPSDKDYMLFNNQMKKNIKLYLSHIFNDSDVFTFAYFMMNKDEGHPAYMISDYPAGWLNQYRNYGFQKIDPVMLIACRKFTPFSWQNNPNLPDQNFYKMSSDYALDNGYTFTLHDPDNNLATLTIIQMKQGADFYDVIEREKDKFQMLLITTHEKVIRFFDARKEQVTQGTEPEPCRLSPREKEVLFWASVGKTYNEISTILSIREGTVKFHIRNIINKLGVANAKHAITRAMELKLLS from the coding sequence ATGGGTGACCCAAGCGATAAGGATTATATGCTATTCAACAACCAGATGAAGAAAAATATTAAACTTTATCTTTCACATATATTTAACGATTCCGATGTTTTCACTTTCGCCTACTTCATGATGAATAAGGACGAAGGACACCCTGCCTATATGATATCCGATTACCCGGCGGGCTGGCTGAATCAATATCGTAATTATGGTTTTCAAAAAATTGACCCGGTAATGCTGATCGCCTGCCGTAAATTTACGCCTTTTAGCTGGCAAAATAATCCCAATCTGCCGGACCAAAACTTTTATAAGATGTCTAGCGATTACGCCCTTGACAATGGTTATACCTTCACGCTGCATGATCCTGACAACAATCTGGCGACGCTAACAATAATTCAGATGAAGCAAGGTGCTGATTTTTATGATGTCATAGAGCGTGAAAAAGATAAATTTCAGATGTTGCTCATCACCACCCATGAAAAAGTCATCCGCTTTTTCGACGCACGTAAGGAACAGGTGACCCAGGGGACTGAACCAGAACCCTGCCGGCTATCGCCGCGAGAAAAAGAGGTGTTGTTCTGGGCAAGCGTGGGTAAAACCTATAATGAAATCTCCACTATCCTGTCTATCCGCGAGGGGACCGTTAAATTTCATATTCGCAATATTATCAATAAACTCGGTGTGGCGAACGCAAAACACGCTATCACGCGCGCAATGGAACTGAAACTGTTAAGTTAG
- the thiM gene encoding hydroxyethylthiazole kinase translates to MQPSELPGAIAAQTLLQLRQQAPLVHCLTNDVVQTITANTLLALGASPAMVVEPEEAAQFSAIADALLINIGTLCQQRAAAMLAAIAAARTAGTPWVLDPVGVGALDYRSHFARHLLTLQPAAVRGNASEILALAGIAPAGRGVDSGDDSLQALPAARALAKDCGAVVAVTGAVDVITDGIRVWQVDDGHPLMTRVTGTGCALSAVVAACTALPGERLDNVAGACRLMARAGRLTAAWAAGPGSFSSGMLDELYRLCAEDVQ, encoded by the coding sequence ATGCAACCCTCCGAATTACCGGGCGCAATTGCCGCCCAGACCCTGCTGCAACTGCGCCAGCAGGCGCCGCTGGTGCACTGCCTCACCAATGACGTGGTGCAAACCATCACCGCCAACACGCTGCTGGCTTTGGGCGCTTCCCCCGCTATGGTGGTGGAGCCGGAAGAGGCCGCGCAATTCAGCGCCATCGCAGATGCCTTATTGATTAATATCGGCACGCTATGCCAGCAGCGCGCCGCGGCCATGCTAGCGGCGATCGCCGCCGCCAGGACGGCGGGTACGCCTTGGGTTCTGGATCCCGTCGGCGTCGGCGCGCTGGATTACCGCAGTCATTTCGCCCGGCATCTATTGACCCTGCAACCGGCGGCGGTGCGCGGTAACGCCTCGGAAATTTTAGCGCTGGCCGGCATTGCCCCTGCCGGCCGCGGCGTTGACAGCGGCGATGATTCCCTGCAAGCGCTGCCCGCCGCACGGGCGCTGGCCAAGGATTGCGGCGCGGTGGTAGCGGTAACCGGCGCGGTAGACGTGATTACCGACGGTATTCGCGTCTGGCAGGTCGATGACGGCCATCCGTTAATGACGCGCGTGACCGGTACCGGTTGCGCATTGTCGGCGGTGGTGGCCGCCTGCACGGCCTTGCCGGGCGAGCGGCTGGACAATGTCGCCGGCGCCTGCCGGCTGATGGCCCGTGCCGGCCGTCTGACCGCCGCCTGGGCAGCGGGGCCTGGCAGCTTTTCCAGCGGCATGCTCGATGAGTTGTATCGTCTGTGCGCGGAGGATGTGCAATGA